TTGAAAGTCAAAGATTTGTTTTCAGACGGCCTTAAGCCTTGCCGGAAGCCGCCGTGTTGCCCGCCAAGCAATGTGCAGCAAGTGTCGGGTGTGCCACCGACCGAATCCCTGTTTGGGTCGTTCGGCAAAAAACAGTTTGAAAACGTGCCGAAAAATGATAGTGTTTCAAGCATTGCCGCGGCGCCATATTTTGCCAACGCCGCTTTTCTGCCCGATTACCGTCATATTTTTACCGCAAAGGCCAAAACCATGCTGAAAACCTTATTGAAACCCGTTGCGCTGCTCACCTTGATGCTGGGTGCCGCACTGCCTGCTTCTGCCGAAACGCTCCATTATAATGTGGTTGAATTTTCCGAAAGTGCCAGTGTCGAGCTTTTGCGCGACACCATGACGGTGAACCTGCGCGTGCATGAAGAAGGCCGCAGCCGTGAAACCGTGAGCGGCAATTTCGTGAAAAAACTCAACAACGTTACCCGCAAAGCCTCGGCTGCGCCGTTTAAATCCGAACTGCTGCACCGCAGCGCATCCCCCCGCTACGAATACGACAGCAAAGGCAAGCGCACGCAAACCGGTTGGGAAGAGCAGGCGGTGGTGCAGGTGGAAAGCAAAAACTTTGAAGCCTTGAACAAATTGGTTGCAGAAAGCCGCAGCGATGCCGATTTGG
This genomic interval from Neisseria musculi contains the following:
- a CDS encoding SIMPL domain-containing protein (The SIMPL domain is named for its presence in mouse protein SIMPL (signalling molecule that associates with mouse pelle-like kinase). Bacterial member BP26, from Brucella, was shown to assemble into a channel-like structure, while YggE from E. coli has been associated with resistance to oxidative stress.), translated to MKVKDLFSDGLKPCRKPPCCPPSNVQQVSGVPPTESLFGSFGKKQFENVPKNDSVSSIAAAPYFANAAFLPDYRHIFTAKAKTMLKTLLKPVALLTLMLGAALPASAETLHYNVVEFSESASVELLRDTMTVNLRVHEEGRSRETVSGNFVKKLNNVTRKASAAPFKSELLHRSASPRYEYDSKGKRTQTGWEEQAVVQVESKNFEALNKLVAESRSDADLESLTFKVSKQNRQDALDEVSQAALARFKDRAAALAKAMGFRNYKIVRLNFGQIGSRPIDSGTPVMMRAAKAAAVSDEAAAPVPEHTSPGTEEVSITVRGTIQM